In candidate division WOR-3 bacterium, one genomic interval encodes:
- a CDS encoding L-seryl-tRNA(Sec) selenium transferase, with translation DLVVQLVFKTSSGRIKPSVAGSIPALSVCKSLTGRCLIKKEISEIRRIPSVEAFLKTPEYVKMSEKYGRNALVYSVRSALDEIKKSEDPGLIDDIEKETLARTRKKLFKIFDSGLREVINATGVVIHTNLGRSSLGEEVVREMSSVLTGYCDLEFDLSRGERGKRTECVEEALKFLTGAEAVAVVNNNAAALMLVLSVFARKKEVVVSRGELVEIGGSFRIPEILNASGAKMVEVGTTNRTRISDYSQAIGPRTAMLLKVHKSNYVIKGFTEEVPLEKLTELSKKKQVPLLFDLGSGCVNNRIHRIFAQEPDVKSAVLSGADFVCFSGDKLFGGPQAGIICGRKENIDRLKKAPLMRALRVGKLTLSALGSVSVRHAVTSSVPEGVPVLRMMTSDPEGVKAKATKLADLIVQRGLQARIEKSAGKSGGGSLADLDIESYCAIVEFSDKKDKKKAQRIYNGLMAMKKPVVAVLRKGELAFDVLTVEEKDLKYIADSTGSIYETLQEI, from the coding sequence AGGATCTGGTGGTCCAGCTGGTCTTCAAAACCAGTAGCGGCCGGATAAAACCGTCCGTGGCAGGTTCGATTCCTGCCCTCTCTGTTTGTAAATCTTTAACCGGACGGTGTTTGATCAAAAAGGAAATATCAGAAATAAGAAGGATCCCGAGCGTCGAAGCGTTTCTAAAAACTCCAGAGTATGTAAAGATGTCTGAAAAATACGGGAGGAACGCTTTAGTATATTCAGTCAGATCCGCTTTGGACGAAATCAAAAAAAGCGAAGATCCGGGTTTGATTGATGATATAGAAAAAGAAACGCTTGCAAGAACACGTAAAAAACTCTTTAAAATCTTTGATTCCGGACTGCGTGAAGTGATAAACGCGACCGGTGTTGTCATACATACAAATCTCGGCAGATCCTCTCTCGGAGAGGAGGTCGTCAGAGAGATGTCGAGTGTTTTGACGGGATACTGCGATCTGGAATTTGATCTTTCCAGGGGAGAGCGGGGGAAAAGAACCGAATGTGTGGAAGAAGCTTTGAAATTCCTGACAGGCGCTGAAGCCGTCGCCGTAGTCAACAACAACGCGGCCGCTTTGATGCTTGTTCTAAGCGTGTTTGCCCGAAAAAAAGAAGTCGTTGTATCAAGAGGCGAACTTGTTGAAATAGGCGGATCTTTCAGAATACCTGAAATTCTAAACGCTTCGGGCGCAAAAATGGTCGAAGTCGGCACGACGAACAGAACCAGGATATCGGATTATTCACAGGCTATAGGTCCGAGAACGGCAATGTTATTGAAAGTGCATAAATCAAACTATGTTATAAAAGGCTTTACGGAAGAAGTTCCGCTTGAAAAACTGACAGAACTGTCAAAGAAAAAACAGGTTCCTCTGCTTTTCGATCTTGGATCCGGATGTGTCAACAACAGGATTCACAGGATATTTGCTCAAGAACCGGACGTCAAAAGCGCTGTCCTTTCGGGAGCGGATTTTGTCTGCTTCAGCGGAGATAAGCTTTTCGGAGGTCCGCAGGCGGGAATTATTTGCGGAAGAAAAGAGAACATAGACAGGCTGAAGAAGGCTCCGTTGATGAGAGCGTTGAGAGTCGGAAAACTGACACTTTCGGCACTCGGTTCAGTTTCGGTCAGGCATGCAGTAACTTCAAGCGTCCCTGAGGGCGTTCCGGTTTTGAGAATGATGACATCAGATCCTGAAGGCGTCAAAGCAAAAGCGACAAAATTGGCCGATTTGATCGTTCAGAGGGGTTTACAGGCGCGGATCGAGAAAAGCGCTGGCAAAAGCGGGGGAGGTTCCCTCGCCGATTTGGACATTGAAAGCTATTGCGCGATTGTAGAGTTTTCGGATAAAAAAGATAAGAAAAAAGCCCAGAGGATATATAATGGACTGATGGCGATGAAAAAACCTGTCGTCGCCGTTCTCAGAAAAGGGGAGCTCGCTTTCGACGTATTGACGGTCGAAGAAAAAGACCTGAAATACATAGCGGATTCCACAGGCTCGATATATGAAACGCTTCAAGAGATATAA